One part of the Musa acuminata AAA Group cultivar baxijiao chromosome BXJ1-5, Cavendish_Baxijiao_AAA, whole genome shotgun sequence genome encodes these proteins:
- the LOC135674453 gene encoding DIS3-like exonuclease 2: MGDVGEQVAAAVAAKEADKEKKRRRRQSRRQKQNLVVLPGGGCSSVDTSCGRPGNWTGIMGAGPISASDIAFNSLPPMHFNGDGNFGGSNSTFPPAGVIGEEISKSCPSPASSVPAKEVPAAVAAPLRNSKKYFAPHWSEQAVEEAIEKGRAFKATFRVNAHNRLEAYCTIDGLLVDVLINGVAAQNRAVEGDIVAVMLDPVAYWTKLKGLNVRSSPGASCGSDTLTEVSGVIDNNDAKNEQVDAHCNSSNNMLPVDNGDQNHENSGFSESVSSDLGNRYMTSDRRYNRCNHSRASTNSTKNGDCQQGEAARALERICAMISSNQSKRPTGRVLSIIRNSPRREAVIGFLALKLCIPEGEENGRQSNGQLSKKNKEPVFSAGLDYIQLIPTDSKFPKMVVTVRNLPGCAKERLMNGDVSIERELVAARIDEWNEESLCPKVKVIHILGRGGEIEPQISAILFENAIRAADFSPESLACLPNVPWMIPMEEHKSRKDLRNTCTFTIDPSSAIDLDDALSIEKVSDKIFRIGVHIADVSCFVLPDTASDTEAQVRSTSVYILQHKLPMLPPKLSEEVCSLLPGQDRLAFSIIWDIDDSGNIMSRWIGRSVIHSCCKLSYDIVQDIIDVGFEVDGLGLSGKSVPELHGQFELKDVVNSLRSLHEIINKLREIRFKDGALGLENPKLVILFDENGTPYDSFLKERKESCSLVEELMLLANKSVAEVISRAFPDCALLRRHPEPNLRKLKEFEAFCSKHGFELDASSSGKLHLSLSNIREKLKNDPVLFDILISYASKPMQPATYFCSGDLRGRENDWAHYGLSIPLYTHFSSPLRRYPDILVHRTLSAVVEAEEVYSKQRESSVTANDQIYGDEIVNKCFTGLYFDKDAAESELGREALLSAAMKYKVPGSEVVSEVAAYCNERKKASKYAEESGEKLYLWTLLKNREVLLSGARVLGLGPRFMTIYINNFALERRIYYDEVEGLTVEWLETTGTLILDIPKIKPFQRRGFPGKFRVIEDVALLLSTSQLVLPEEDNEYTTVPSTSNLFSTVTAAENNGTAPCSFPLVIRHLSTIPVALHAVGGHDGPVDIMARLYVCSYFK, from the exons ATGGGAGACGTAGGTGAACAGGTGGCGGCAGCGGTAGCTGCGAAGGAGGCCGATAAGGAGAAGAAGCGGCGGCGGCGACAGAGCCGCCGCCAAAAGCAGAATCTGGTTGTTCTACCAG GTGGAGGTTGCAGCTCGGTGGACACATCGTGCGGGCGGCCGGGGAATTGGACTGGCATCATGGGCGCTGGTCCGATCAGCGCATCCGATATCGCCTTCAATTCCCTTCCCCCGATGCACTTCAACGGTGACGGGAATTTTGGAGGGTCGAACTCCACATTTCCGCCTGCAGGAGTGATCGGCGAGGAGATCTCGAAGTCCTGCCCTTCGCCGGCTTCCTCAGTTCCTGCGAAGGAGGTTCCTGCTGCTGTGGCAGCTCCTCTACGCAACTCGAAGAAGTATTTTGCTCCTCATTGGTCGGAGCAGGCTGTTGAAGAGGCGATCGAG AAAGGTCGTGCCTTTAAAGCAACATTTCGTGTGAATGCACATAACCGGCTCGAG GCCTACTGTACCATAGATGGTCTCCTGGTGGATGTTCTTATTAatggagttgctgctcaaaatAGAGCG GTAGAAGGTGATATTGTTGCTGTAATGTTGGACCCTGTTGCATACTGGACCAAGTTGAAAGGATTAAATGTCCGCAGCAGTCCTGGTGCATCATGTGGTTCAGATACGCTGACCGAAGTCAGTGGAGTGATTGACAATAATGATGCCAAGAATGAACAAGTTGATGCCCACTGCAATTCCAGTAATAATATGCTCCCAGTTGACAATGGAGATCAAAATCATGAAAACAGTGGTTTTAGTGAATCTGTTAGTAGTGATCTTGGAAATAGATATATGACCTCTGATAGAAGGTACAATCGATGCAACCACTCCAGGGCTTCAACAAATTCAACCAAGAATGGTGACTGTCAGCAGGGAGAAGCTGCAAGAGCTTTAGAGAGAATATGTGCTATGATAAGTTCTAATCAATCAAAACGTCCTACTGGAAGAGTCTTGTCTATCATCAGAAACTCTCCTCGTCGTGAAGCAGTAATTGGTTTCCTTGCTTTGAAGCTATGTATTCCTGAAGGGGAAGAAAATGGAAGACAAAGTAATGGACAGTTGTCTAAGAAAAACAAGGAACCTGTATTTTCCGCTGGCTTGGATTACATACAGCTGATACCTACAGATTCCAAATTTCCAAAGATGGTAGTTACTGTGAGAAACCTTCCAGGTTGTGCAAAGGAAAGACTTATGAATGGTGATGTATCAATTGAAAGGGAATTGGTAGCTGCACGAATAGATGAGTGGAATGAAGAAAGCCTTTGCCCCAAAGTCAAGGTTATCCATATTTTGGGGCGAGGTGGGGAAATTGAACCACAAATAAGTGCTATATTGTTTGAAAATGCAATTAGAGCTGCTGACTTTTCTCCCGAGTCTTTGGCTTGTCTTCCAAATGTACCATGGATGATCCCTATGGAGGAGCATAAATCCAGAAAGGATCTTAGAAATACTTGCACATTTACAATCGATCCTTCTTCTGCTATCGACCTGGACGATGCATTATCTATTGAAAAAGTGTCTGATAAAATATTTCGAATTGGTGTTCACATTGCTGATGTCTCGTGCTTTGTTCTCCCAGACACAGCATCAGATACGGAAGCCCAAGTTCGATCTACCAGCGTGTACATTTTACAACATAAATTGCCAATGTTGCCTCCAAAACTTTCTGAAGAAGTGTGCTCACTTTTACCAGGTCAGGATAGGCTTGCCTTCTCGATTATTTGGGACATTGATGATTCTGGAAATATCATGAGCCGCTGGATTGGCCGATCTGTGATTCATTCATGCTGCAAGCTATCATATGATATCGTACAGGATATTATAGATGTAGGATTTGAGGTTGATGGACTTGGTCTTTCTGGAAAATCAGTTCCTGAATTGCATGGGCAGTTTGAACTAAAGGATGTTGTCAATTCTCTTAGAAGCCTTCATGAGATTATTAATAAGCTGAGGGAGATTAGATTCAAAGATGGAGCTCTTGGGCTTGAGAATCCTAAGCTTGTCATCTTGTTTGATGAGAATGGGACTCCATATGATAGCTTTCTTAAGGAGAGGAAGGAGTCCTGTTCTCTTGTTGAGGAGTTGATGCTATTGGCAAATAAATCAGTTGCAGAGGTTATATCCAGGGCTTTTCCAGATTGTGCTCTACTTCGTAGGCATCCGGAACCTAATTTGAGGAAGCTTAAAGAGTTTGAAGCATTTTGTAGCAAACATGGTTTTGAGTTAGATGCTTCATCATCTGGCAAGCTTCACCTCTCACTGTCTAATATAAGAGAGAAACTAAAGAATGATCCTGTGTTGTTTGACATTCTAATCTCATATGCTTCAAAGCCCATGCAGCCGGCAACCTATTTTTGCTCAGGAGATTTAAGAGGCAGAGAAAATGATTGGGCTCATTATGGACTATCAATTCCACTCTACACACATTTCAGTTCTCCATTGCGAAGATATCCTGATATTCTTGTGCATCGAACATTATCTGCAGTAGTTGAAGCTGAAGAGGTTTATTCGAAGCAAAGGGAGAGTTCCGTTACAGCTAATGATCAGATATATGGTGATGAAATTGTCAATAAATGTTTTACTGGTCTTTATTTTGATAAGGATGCTGCAGAATCTGAGCTAGGTAGAGAAGCATTATTATCTGCTGCTATGAAATATAAAGTTCCTGGATCTGAAGTGGTTTCTGAAGTTGCTGCATATTGCAATGAGCGAAAAAAAGCTAGCAAGTATGCCGAGGAATCTGGTGAAAAGCTTTATCTTTGGACTTTGTTGAAGAACAGGGAg GTGCTACTTTCCGGTGCCAGGGTACTGGGACTAGGACCGAGATTCATGACAATTTACATAAACAATTTTGCT CTTGAGAGGCGGATATATTATGATGAAGTTGAAGGCTTGACTGTTGAATGGTTGGAGACTACTGGTACATTAATTCTAGATATACCGAAGATTAAACCCTTTCAGAGAAGGGGTTTCCCTGGGAAGTTCCGTGTAATTGAAGATGTAGCATTGTTGCTGAGCACATCTCAATTAGTCTTACCTGAAGAAGACAATGAATACACCACTGTGCCTAGCACTTCCAATCTATTCTCCACTGTCACTGCAGCAGAAAACAATGGCACTGCTCCCTGTTCCTTTCCTTTGGTGATCCGACATTTATCCACCATACCTGTGGCTCTCCATGCAGTTGGCGGGCATGATGGTCCAGTAGATATTATGGCAAGACTGTATGTGTGCTCATATTTTAAATGA
- the LOC135673999 gene encoding E3 ubiquitin-protein ligase ATL6-like: MATTSRHRSVARLGDGGSIGAVLFLLALLPDITRCAEPPFPNPQYAQVNNSSFGLSSIVLIIVMVTSFFLLAFFTVYIRHCVGLPIPMEGPGTGEGSMSFRRRAPVGLSPEILETFPTMAYAEAKALMVGRGTLECAVCISEFADDEALRLLPGCCHVFHPDCIDAWLASHITCPVCRTDIAAAVAAAEADGDGEDFDTPPDSATAAVEPGTCDSPPDHVVDVDRTPTEEEAIELERIGSEQREARARAGRCPPTSKLPRWNSTGHSLGQLGSLEDVDRYTLRLPKHVRREIFAALRFHRSASCAAFPITASEGSSHHGHRGSAEGGFSRGGWSVRQAISDRWPSFFIRTVSSTVPSRKRGDSNEGSTKKVDTEGSSGGRFASVWSPFDWLVGTGARVNAAGQERGLPR, encoded by the coding sequence ATGGCGACGACGAGCCGTCACCGTTCGGTTGCCCGACTCGGCGACGGAGGAAGCATTGGGGCTGTCCTCTTCCTGCTCGCGTTGCTGCCCGACATCACTCGGTGCGCCGAACCCCCGTTCCCGAACCCCCAGTACGCCCAGGTCAACAACAGCAGCTTCGGCCTCTCGTCGATTGTCCTCATCATCGTCATGGtcacttccttcttcctccttgcgTTCTTCACGGTCTACATCCGTCACTGCGTCGGCCTCCCAATTCCCATGGAGGGGCCGGGCACCGGGGAGGGCTCCATGTCGTTCCGGCGGCGGGCGCCGGTGGGGTTGAGCCCGGAGATTCTCGAGACGTTCCCGACCATGGCGTACGCGGAGGCGAAGGCGCTGATGGTGGGGCGGGGGACGCTGGAGTGCGCGGTGTGCATCAGCGAGTTCGCGGACGACGAGGCCCTCCGTCTTCTGCCCGGCTGTTGCCACGTCTTCCACCCCGACTGCATCGACGCCTGGCTCGCCTCCCACATCACCTGCCCCGTCTGCCGCACCGACATAGCCGCCGCAGTCGCAGCCGCTGAAGCTGATGGCGACGGCGAGGATTTTGACACACCGCCCGACTCCGCTACCGCGGCCGTAGAGCCAGGGACCTGCGACTCGCCCCCGGACCACGTGGTCGATGTGGACAGGACGCCGACGGAGGAGGAGGCGATCGAACTGGAGCGGATAgggagcgagcagcgggaggcgcgggcCAGAGCGGGACGGTGTCCGCCGACGTCGAAGCTGCCCCGCTGGAACTCGACCGGGCACTCGCTGGGGCAGCTCGGTTCGCTGGAGGACGTCGACCGCTACACGCTGCGGCTGCCGAAGCACGTACGGCGGGAGATCTTCGCGGCGCTGAGGTTCCACCGGTCAGCGAGCTGTGCCGCGTTCCCGATCACCGCCAGCGAGGGGAGCTCCCATCATGGCCACCGCGGCAGCGCAGAAGGAGGGTTCAGCCGCGGGGGTTGGAGCGTGCGGCAGGCGATCTCCGACCGTTGGCCTTCCTTCTTCATCCGGACGGTCTCGTCGACGGTCCCATCGCGGAAGAGAGGGGACAGCAACGAGGGTTCCACGAAGAAGGTGGACACGGAGGGATCGTCGGGGGGGAGGTTTGCGTCCGTGTGGTCGCCCTTCGACTGGCTCGTCGGCACCGGCGCAAGGGTAAACGCCGCCGGGCAGGAGCGCGGGCTACCGCGGTGA